One segment of Panicum virgatum strain AP13 chromosome 3K, P.virgatum_v5, whole genome shotgun sequence DNA contains the following:
- the LOC120697555 gene encoding LRR receptor-like serine/threonine-protein kinase GSO1, translating to MAIKKGSSPLRVLADLSLFFCILLTPICSATPATAPATLLQVKSSLTDPEGVLSGWSPEADVCSWHGITCRPGEVGIVTGLNLSGYGLSGVIPPAIGGLISVESIDLSSNSLTGPIPPELGMLESLRTLLLFSNSLTGAVPPELGLLKNLEVIRIGDNRLHGEIPPQLGNCTELETLGLAYCQLNGTIPAELGNLRRLQHLALDNNTLTGGIPEQLAGCASLRVLSLADNMLQGTIPSFIGSFSDLQSLNLANNQFSGGIPAEIGNLSSLTYLNLLGNGLTGAIPEELNRLSQLQVLDLSMNNISGKLSIFAAQLKNLKYLVLSGNILDGAIPQDLCASDSSSLENLFLAGNNLGGGIEALLNCGSLQAIDVSNNSLTGAIPPSIDRLSGLINLALHNNSLTGVLPPQIGNLSNLETLSLFHNGLTGEIPPEIGRLQKLKLLFLYENQMSGAIPDELTDCTSLEEVDFFGNHFHGPIPERIGNLKNLAVLQLRQNDLSGSIPASLGECRSLQALALADNRLSGALPETLGQLAALSVVTLYNNSLEGPLPESLFQLKNLTVINFSHNRFSGSLVPVLGSSSLAVLALTNNSFSGVIPAAVARSRSMVRLQLGGNRLTGAIPAELGNLTRLSMLDLSLNNLSGDIPVELSSCAQLTHLKLDGNSLTGSVPSWLGGLRALGELDLSSNALTGGIPADLGNCSGLLKLSLGDNRLSGSIPPEIGRLTSLNVLNLNKNSLAGAIPPALRRCNKLYELRLSENALEGPIPPEFGQLSELQVILDLSRNRLSGEIPASLGDLVKLERLNLSSNRLGAEIPPSLPRLTSLHLLNLSDNLLSGAVPAGLSGFPAASFAGNDELCGAPLPRCAASSAPRPLPGAEVAAIVAGIAAVSAAVCVALLYTMLRVWSNWRAVSVSSSDGEESAHGGGRDKWGAAAAGDGKYWKVGSPVSSSAEEKHSSGSETSVLRGKSTEAAGAAKS from the coding sequence ATGGCTATCAAGAAGGGCAGCTCTCCTCTGCGTGTTCTTGCTGATCTATCCTTGTTCTTCTGCATTCTGCTTACACCTATATGCTCAGCTACACCAGCCACAGCTCCTGCTACTCTCCTGCAAGTGAAATCCAGCCTCACTGATCCTGAAGGCGTCCTTTCTGGCTGGTCGCCGGAAGCCGATGTGTGCTCATGGCACGGCATTACATGCCGGCCAGGGGAGGTGGGCATTGTCACAGGCCTCAACCTATCCGGGTACGGCTTGTCAGGTGTGATACCTCCGGCGATCGGTGGACTCATCTCCGTCGAGTCCATCGACTTGTCTTCCAACTCCCTCACCGGGCCGATCCCGCCGGAGCTGGGCATGCTGGAGAGCCTGAGGACGCTGCTCCTCTTCTCCAACTCCCTCACCGGCGCCGTCCCgccggagctcggcctcctcaaGAACCTGGAGGTGATCAGGATCGGCGACAACAGGCTGCACGGCGAGATCCCGCCGCAGCTCGGCAACTGCACCGAGCTGGAGACGCTCGGCCTGGCCTACTGCCAGCTCAATGGCACCATTCCCGCCGAGCTCGGCAACTTGAGGCGCCTGCAGCACCTGGCCCTGGACAACAACACCCTCACCGGCGGTATCCCGGAGCAGCTCGCCGGTTGCGCGAGCTTGCGCGTTCTGTCACTGGCCGACAACATGCTGCAAGGCACCATTCCTTCGTTCATTGGAAGCTTCAGCGATCTCCAGTCTCTGAATTTGGCAAACAATCAGTTCTCCGGTGGGATTCCGGCGGAGATCGGCAACCTCTCCAGCTTGACATACCTCAACCTGCTCGGCAACGGCCTGACCGGCGCCATCCCGGAAGAACTGAACCGGCTGAGCCAGCTTCAGGTTCTGGACTTGTCCATGAACAAcatttctggaaagctcagtATCTTCGCAGCACAGCTGAAGAACCTGAAGTACCTTGTGCTGTCTGGCAATATCCTTGATGGCGCCATCCCTCAAGACCTATGCGCCAGCGACTCGTCTAGCCTGGAGAACCTGTTCCTCGCCGGCAACAACCTTGGAGGCGGCATCGAGGCCCTGCTCAACTGTGGATCTCTGCAGGCCATCGACGTGTCGAACAACAGCCTCACCGGAGCAATACCGCCGAGCATCGACCGGCTGTCGGGGCTCATCAACCTTGCTCTGCACAACAACAGCCTCACCGGCGTCCTGCCCCCGCAGATAGGGAACCTGAGCAACCTGGAGACCCTGTCTCTGTTTCACAATGGCCTCACCGGCGAGATACCGCCGGAGATTGGCAGGCTTCAGAAGCTCAAGCTCTTGTTCCTCTACGAGAACCAGATGTCCGGAGCCATCCCTGATGAGCTCACCGACTGCACGAGCTTGGAAGAGGTGGACTTCTTCGGCAACCACTTCCATGGCCCCATCCCTGAAAGGATTGGAAACCTGAAGAATCTGGCCGTGCTCCAGCTCCGGCAGAACGACCTGTCAGGCTCCATCCCGGCGAGCCTCGGCGAGTGCAGGAGCCTCCAGGCGCTGGCATTGGCGGACAACCGGCTCTCCGGCGCGTTGCCGGAGACACTCGGGCAGCTGGCCGCGCTCAGCGTGGTCACCCTGTACAACAACTCCCTCGAGGGCCCCCTGCCGGAGTCGCTGTTCCAGCTCAAGAACCTGACGGTGATCAACTTCTCGCACAACCGGTTCTCCGGCAGCCTCGTCCCCGTCCTCGGCTCCAGCTCCCTCGCCGTGCTGGCGCTCACCAACAACAGCTTCTCCGGGGTGATTCCGGCGGCGGTCGCGCGGTCGAGGAGCATGGTCCGGCTCCAGCTCGGCGGCAACCGGCTCACCGGGGCAATCCCGGCCGAGCTGGGCAACCTGACGCGGCTCAGCATGCTTGACCTTTCGCTCAACAACCTCTCCGGCGACATCCCGGTGGAGCTCTCCAGCTGCGCGCAGCTCACGCATCTGAAGCTCGACGGGAACAGTCTGACCGGCAGCGTCCCTTCCTGGCTCGGGGGCCTGCGGGCCCTCGGCGAGCTGGACCTCTCGTCGAACGCGTTGACCGGTGGCATCCCGGCGGACCTTGGCAACTGCTCGGGCCTCCTCAAGCTGTCGCTCGGCGACAACCGCCTCTCCGGCAGCATCCCGCCGGAGATCGGCCGGCTGACATCTCTCAATGTTCTGAACCTGAACAAGAACAGCCTCGCCGGCGCCATACCGCCGGCGCTCCGGCGATGCAACAAGCTGTACGAGCTGAGGCTGTCGGAAAACGCGCTGGAGGGGCCGATCCCGCCGGAGTTCGGGCAGCTGTCGGAGCTGCAGGTGATACTGGACCTGAGCCGGAACAGGCTGTCCGGCGAGATCCCGGCGTCCCTGGGCGACCTCGTGAAGCTGGAGCGGCTGAACCTGTCGTCCAACCGGCTGGGCGCCGAGATACCGCCGTCGCTGCCGCGGCTGACGAGCCTGCACCTCCTGAACCTGTCGGACAACCTCCTCTCCGGCGCGGTGCCCGCGGGGCTGTCGGGCTTCCCGGCCGCGTCGTTCGCCGGCAACGACGAGCTCTgcggcgcgccgctgccgcggtgCGCGGCGTCGTCGGCGCCCAGGCCGCTGCCGGGCGCGGAGGTGGCCGCGATCGTGGCGGGCATCGCCGCGGTGTCGGCGGCGGTGTGCGTGGCGCTGCTCTACACCATGCTGCGCGTGTGGAGCAACTGGCGGGCGGTGTCCGTGTCGAGCTCCGACGGCGAGGAgtcggcgcacggcggcgggcgcgacaagtggggcgcggccgccgccggggacggcAAGTACTGGAAGGTGGGGTCGCCGGTGTCGTCGTCGGCCGAGGAGAAGCACAGCTCGGGGTCCGAGACCAGCGTGCTCCGTGGCAAGTcgacggaggccgccggcgccgccaagaGCTAG